Proteins encoded within one genomic window of Paramormyrops kingsleyae isolate MSU_618 unplaced genomic scaffold, PKINGS_0.4 ups165, whole genome shotgun sequence:
- the LOC111838211 gene encoding sterile alpha motif domain-containing protein 3-like, whose translation MWLRVIISPQNIRKVQLSQLPDSVDSLKAKLKSKLEIQEDFLLQYEDPDFGNELCNLTDISELPAERAVLKIVWDPDSSVLKQSDTQSVSSLDTASVSTSSSQSSSAVVQSHMRSTLEWPSPFPIPTFSYDVELRLRRANEAYEQTNKALSVPREMKSHILEKIAEAVFVLKAYPHTEEIETVASALVLKHPCLTEPGKGKGFDGWKMSIKFKLGNYRSKLRSAGCHEVNINRKRGGGDGDDKKIPLKKAKRGEVNYLPDHPGGQSDDTLEEERLILVEELKKRTKDAILISQKMSLTFSLRRKEIVEGVPMVSEVLERWPALSLPNEIGNEFKRITNVDLLDTFKSSLHQHAPQLLKLYRARQGAFGKEMEDLLNKLDQQTSNIVNHRKQGVLEGLPLFLREDPSALFRKYLDTSPADRQTRGMKMGILVMTEDDVAPSTLPTFTSFSVVLEEAVVLKDISDLQSAVAYLFGLIFALDFQYPKELKYTFEVIEKVFMEMGTQCSARVQSLKTKLFL comes from the exons ATGTGGCTTCGGGTCATCATCTCACCCCAAAACATTCGGAAGGTCCAACTTTCACAACTGCCTGACTCTGTGGACAGTTTAAAAGCAaaactaaaatcaaagttgGAGATTCAGGAAGACTTTTTGCTACAATATGAGGACCCTGACTTTGGAAATGAACTGTGCAATTTAACAGACATTTCTGAGCTGCCTGCTGAAAGGGCTGTTTTGAAAATTGTGTGGGACCCAGATTCATCTGTGCTTAAACAGTCTGATACACAATCTGTTTCCTCTCTTGATACTGCCAGTGTGTCAACGTCTTCCTCCCAGAGCTCTTCAGCCGTCGTTCAGAGCCACATGAGAAGTACATTGGAGTGGCCGTCACCTTTTCCAATTCCTACTTTCTCGTATGATGTTGAATTGAGGCTTCGCAGAGCAAATGAGGCttatgaacaaacaaacaaggctTTAAGTGTACCAAGAGAAATGAAGTCCCACATCTTGGAGAAAATTGCAGAGGCAGTATTTGTTCTTAAAGCATACCCACACACAGAGGAAATTGAAACTGTTGCTTCTGCACTTGTGTTGAAACACCCCTGCCTTACAGAGCCAGGTAAAGGCAAAGGATTTGATGGGTGGAAAATGAGCATAAAATTCAAACTTGGCAATTACAGGTCCAAACTGCGATCAGCTGGTTGCCATGAAGTTAATATCAACAGGAAAAGAGGTGGGGGAGATGGTGACGATAAGAAAATTCCTCTGAAAAAGGCCAAACGAGGAGAGGTTAATTACTTACCAGATCATCCTGGAGGCCAGTCTGATGATACTCTGGAGGAGGAAAGACTCATATTGGTGGAGGAACTAAAGAAGAGGACTAAAGATGCGATCCTCATCAGTCAGAAAATGAGCCTGACATTTTCACTTCGACGAAAAGAGATTGTGGAAGGGGTGCCAATGGTGTCTGAAGTGCTGGAACGATGGCCTGCCCTGTCTCTTCCTAATGAG ATAGGTAATGAGTTTAAACGCATTACCAATGTGGACCTCCTGGATACATTCAAATCTTCGTTACACCAACATGCACCACAACTTCTGAAGTTGTACAGAGCAAGACAGGGGGCTTTTGGAAAAGAGATGGAAGATCTACTTAACAAGCTTGATCAACAG ACCTCAAATATTGTGAATCACAGAAAGCAAGGAGTTCTGGAAGGCCTCCCTTTGTTTCTCCGTGAAGATCCTTCTGCACTGTTTAGAAAATATCTG GACACATCTCCAGCCGACAGACAGACCAGAGGGATGAAAATGGGAATTCTTGTCATGACCGAGGATGATGTCGCCCCTAGCACACTGCCTACCTTTACAAGCTTTTCTGTTGTTTTGGAGGAGGCAGTTGTTCTGAAAGACATTTCAGACCTGCAGTCTGCTGTTGCTTACCTGTTTGGCCTTATCTTTGCCTTGGATTTTCAGTACCCAAAAGAACTCAAATATACTTTTGAGGTAATTGAGAAGGTGTTCATGGAAATGGGCACTCAGTGCTCTGCAAGGGTACAGTCCCTGAAAACTAAACTCTTCCTGTGA